In one Amaranthus tricolor cultivar Red isolate AtriRed21 chromosome 8, ASM2621246v1, whole genome shotgun sequence genomic region, the following are encoded:
- the LOC130821276 gene encoding 40S ribosomal protein S27-2-like has protein sequence MVLQNDIDLLNPPAELEKKKHKLKRLVQSPNSFFMDVKCQGCFNITTVFSHSQTVVVCGNCQTVLCQPTGGRARLTEGCSFRRKGD, from the exons ATG GTTTTGCAAAACGATATTGATTTATTGAACCCACCAGCGGAACTTGAGAAGAAGAAGCACAAGCTTAAGCGTCTTGTGCAATCCCCTAACTCTTTCTTCATG GATGTTAAATGCCAGGGATGCTTCAATAT AACCACTGTCTTTAGCCACTCTCAGACTGTTGTGGTATGCGGTAACTGCCAGACGGTTTTGTGCCAGCCAACTGGAGGTCGCGCTAGACTTACCGAGGGCTGCTCTTTCAGGAGAAAGGGAGACTAA
- the LOC130820811 gene encoding calcium-dependent mitochondrial ATP-magnesium/phosphate carrier protein 2-like produces the protein MEGTMKNDKDVKRCEGCNPVKKPGPITIDHVLLALQETKDERELRIRSLFNFFDKSSTGYLDYSLIESGLTALHIPSDYKYARDLLLVCDANKDGRVDYEEFRRYMDDKELELYRIFQTIDVEHNGCILPEELYDALLKAGIEINDEELALFVDRVDKDNNGVITFEEWRDFLLLYPHEVTIANIYHYWERVCLVDIGEQTVIPEGVSKHVNASKYLIAGGIAGAASRTATAPLDLLKVVLQVQTKEARIMPEVRKIWKEGKIFAFFRGNGLNVVKVAPESAIRFYTYELLKGVIMEARGGEKADIGGMGRLVAGGLAGAVAQTVIYPIDLVKTRLQTYECLDGKVPRIGALTRDIWVKEGSRAFYKGLFPSVLGIIPYAGIDLAAYETLKDMAKIYILQDSEPGPLVQLGCGTISGAVGATCVYPLQVVRTRMQASQRNSTMSEVFWATFQKEKLRGFYKGLFPNLLKVIPSASITYLVYEAMKKRLELE, from the exons ATGGAGgggacaatgaagaatgataaggATGTAAAGAGATGTGAAGGTTGCAATCCTGTGAAGAAACCAGGTCCTATAACAATAGATCATGTTTTGTTGGCCCTTCAAGAAACTAAGGATGAGAGGGAGCTAAGGATTCGTAGtttgttcaatttttttgataaatccAGTACAGGATACTTGGATTATTCTCTTATTGAATCGGGTTTGACCGCCCTTCATATACCATCGGATTATAAGTACGCTAGAGATCTTTTGCTTGTTTGTGATGCAAATAAAGATGGGCGAGTTGATTATGAAGAGTTTCGGAGGTATATGGATGATAAGGAACTTGAATTGTATCGCATTTTTCAAACTATTGATGTGGAGCATAATGGTTGTATTCTACCTGAAGAACTATATGATGCACTCCTCAAAGCAG GGATTGAGATTAATGATGAGGAACTTGCTCTTTTTGTTGATCGCGTGGATAAGGATAATAATGGTGTTATAACGTTTGAAGAATGGAGAGACTTTCTTCTCCTTTATCCTCATGAAGTTACTATTGCGAATATCTATCATTACTGGGAGAGGGTCTGCCTTGTTGATATTGGTGAACAAACAGTTATTCCAGAAGGTGTAAGTAAACATGTCAATGCTAGTAAATATCTGATTGCAGGAGGTATTGCTGGTGCTGCATCTCGTACTGCAACTGCTCCATTGGATCTCTTGAAAGTTGTTTTACAAGTACAGACGAAGGAAGCTCGCATTATGCCAGAAGTAAGGAAAATATGGAAAGAAGGAaaaatttttgctttttttcgTGGCAATGGATTGAATGTTGTGAAGGTGGCACCTGAAAGTGCTATTAGATTTTACAcatatgaattgcttaaaggagTAATTATGGAGGCTAGAGGAGGGGAGAAAGCTGATATTGGTGGAATGGGTCGCCTTGTTGCTGGTGGTCTAGCTGGTGCTGTTGCACAAACTGTAATTTACCCAATTGATCTAGTAAAGACGCGGTTGCAGACATATGAATGTCTGGATGGAAAAGTACCTAGAATAGGAGCCTTAACGAGGGATATTTGGGTCAAAGAAGGTTCAAGAGCTTTCTATAAGGGCCTCTTTCCATCTGTTCTCGGAATCATTCCTTATGCGGGCATAGATCTTGCTGCTTATGAAACGCTGAAGGATATGGCTAAGATATATATACTCCAAGATAGTG AACCTGGACCACTTGTGCAATTGGGTTGCGGAACCATATCTGGTGCTGTTGGTGCAACGTGTGTTTATCCATTGCAGGTTGTCCGAACAAG AATGCAAGCCAGTCAGAGGAACTCAACCATGTCCGAAGTATTCTGGGCGACTTTTCAGAAGGAAAAATTAAGGGGATTTTACAAAGGATTATTCCCCAACCTTCTGAAAGTAATTCCATCAGCAAGTATCACCTATCTGGTCTACGAGGCCATGAAAAAGCGTCTGGAACTGGAATGA